In Tiliqua scincoides isolate rTilSci1 chromosome 1, rTilSci1.hap2, whole genome shotgun sequence, the following are encoded in one genomic region:
- the CPSF2 gene encoding cleavage and polyadenylation specificity factor subunit 2 isoform X2: MGLNCAIYATIPVYKMGQMFMYDLYQSRHNTEDFTLFTLDDVDAAFDKIQQLKFSQIVNLKGKGHGLSITPLPAGHMIGGTIWKIVKDGEEEIVYAVDFNHKREIHLNGCSLEMLSRPSLLITDSFNATYVQPRRKQRDEQLLTNVLETLRGDGNVLIAVDTAGRVLELAQLLDQIWRTKDAGLGVYSLALLNNVSYNVVEFSKSQVEWMSDKLMRCFEDKRNNPFQFRHLSLCHGLSDLARVPSPKVVLASQPDLDCGFSRDLFIQWCQDPKNSIILTYRTTPGTLTRFLIDNPSEKVIDMELRKRVKLEGKELEEYLEKEKLKKEAAKKLEQSKEADIDSSDESDAEEDVDQPSVHKTKHDLMMKGEGNRKGSFFKQAKKSYPMFPAPEERIKWDEYGEIIKPEDFLVPELQATEEEKNKLESGLTNGEEPMDQDLADVPTKCISATESMEIKARVTYIDYEGRSDGDSIKKIINQMKPRQLIIVHGPPDASQDLAECCRAFGGKDIKVYMPKLHETVDATSETHIYQVRLKDSLVSSLQFCKAKDAELAWIDGVLDMRVSKVDTGVILEEGELRDDGEDLEMQVDAPSSDSSVVAQQKAMKSLFGEDDKEVCEETEIIPTLEPLPPNEVPGHQSVFMNEPRLSDFKQVLLREGIQAEFVGGVLVCNNVVAVRRTETGRIGLEGCLCEDFYKIRDLLYEQYAIV; the protein is encoded by the exons ATGGGATTAAACTGTGCCATTTATGCAACCATCCCTGTGTACAAAATGGGCCAGATGTTCATGTATGATCTCTATCAG TCACGTCACAATACAGAAGACTTCACTTTGTTTACTCTGGATGATGTGGATGCAGCTTTCGATAAAATACAACAGCTAAAATTTTCTCAGATTGTCAATTTGAAAG GGAAAGGGCATGGGCTTTCCATCACACCATTGCCAGCAGGCCACATGATAGGAGGCACAATCTGGAAGATTGTTAAAGATGGAGAAGAAGAAATTGTTTATGCTGTTGACTTCAACCACAAGAGGGAGAT CCATTTGAATGGATGTTCCCTAGAAATGCTAAGCAGGCCTTCCTTGCTTATCACAGATTCCTTTAATGCTACTTACGTACAGCCAAGACGGAAGCAAAGAGATGAACAACTGCTAA CAAATGTCTTGGAAACTCTGAGAGGGGATGGAAATGTCTTAATAGCGGTGGACACTGCAGGCAGAGTATTGGAACTTGCTCAACTACTTGATCAAATATGGAGAACAAAAGATGCAGGTTTAGGAGTCTACTCTTTAGCACTTTTAAATAACGTCAGTTACAACGTTGTGGAGTTCTCAAAATCTCAG GTGGAATGGATGAGTGACAAACTAATGAGGTGCTTTGAAGATAAGAGGAACAATCCTTTCCAGTTTCGTCATCTATCTCTGTGCCATGGACTTTCAGATTTGGCTCGAGTTCCTAGTCCCAAAGTTGTCCTTGCCAGCCAACCAGATTTGGACTGTGGTTTTTCAAGAGATCTCTTTATACAATGGTGTCAGGATCCCAAAAACTCTATCATTTTGACATATAGAACCACTCCTGGAACACTAACACGATTCCTGATAGATAACCCCTCTGAAAAGGTTATTGACATGGAG CTCAGAAAAAGGGTCAAATTGGAAGGGAAAGAACTTGAGGAATACCTAGAGAAGGAAAAATTGAAGAAAGAAGCTGCTAAAAAGTTAGAGCAATCCAAAGA AGCAGATATTGATTCCAGTGATGAGAGTGATGCTGAAGAGGATGTTGATCAACCATCTGTTCATAAAACTAAACATGATTTGATGATGAAAGGTGAAGGTAACCGAAAAGGAAGCTTCTTCAAACAGGCCAAAAAGTCTTACCCCATGTTTCCAGCTCCAGAAGAGAGAATTAAATGGGACGAGTATGGAGAAATTATCAA ACCAGAGGATTTCCTTGTTCCAGAACTTCAagcaacagaagaagaaaagaacaaaCTGGAATCTGGACTCACAAATGGAGAAGAACCTATGGATCAGGATCTAGCAGATGTTCCTACCAAATGCATCTCAGCAACAGAATCAATGGAAATAAA AGCTCGTGTTACATACATAGACTATGAAGGGCGCTCAGATGGAGACTCCATCAAAAAAATCATTAATCAGATGAAGCCGCGGCAGTTGATCATTGTCCATGGACCTCCTGACGCCAGTCAGGATCTTGCAGAATGCTGTAGAGCATTTGGTGGAAAGGACATTAAAGTTTACATGCCCAAACTGCATGAAACTGTAGATGCAACCAGTGAAACTCACATATACCAG GTCAGGTTGAAAGACTCTCTGGTCAGCTCTCTTCAGTTTTGTAAAGCTAAAGATGCTGAACTGGCATGGATAGACGGAGTCCTGGATATGCGGGTTTCTAAAGTGGACACTGGGGTCATTTTGGAAGAAGGGGAACTGAGAGATGATGGAGAAGATTTGGAAATGCAAGTGGATGCACCCTCTTCAGATTCCAGTGTTGTTGCCCAGCAGAAGGCCATGAAGAGCCTCTTTGGAGAAGATGACAAAGAAGTATGTGAGGAAACTGAGATCATACCCACCTTGGAACCCTTGCCACCAAATGAG GTTCCTGGACATCAGTCTGTCTTCATGAATGAACCAAGACTGTCTGACTTCAAGCAAGTTCTCTTGCGAGAAGGAATTCAAGCTGAATTTGTAGGAGGGGTCCTTGTATGTAACAACGTGGTGGCTGTTCGCAGG ACCGAAACTGGACGTATTGGATTGGAAGGCTGTCTCTGTGAAGATTTCTATAAAATTAGAGACCTTTTATATGAGCAATATGCCATTGTCTGA
- the CPSF2 gene encoding cleavage and polyadenylation specificity factor subunit 2 isoform X1 produces the protein MTSIIKLTTLSGVQEESALCYLLQVDEFRFLLDCGWDENFSLDIIDSLRKHVHQVDAVLLSHPDPLHLGALPYAVGKMGLNCAIYATIPVYKMGQMFMYDLYQSRHNTEDFTLFTLDDVDAAFDKIQQLKFSQIVNLKGKGHGLSITPLPAGHMIGGTIWKIVKDGEEEIVYAVDFNHKREIHLNGCSLEMLSRPSLLITDSFNATYVQPRRKQRDEQLLTNVLETLRGDGNVLIAVDTAGRVLELAQLLDQIWRTKDAGLGVYSLALLNNVSYNVVEFSKSQVEWMSDKLMRCFEDKRNNPFQFRHLSLCHGLSDLARVPSPKVVLASQPDLDCGFSRDLFIQWCQDPKNSIILTYRTTPGTLTRFLIDNPSEKVIDMELRKRVKLEGKELEEYLEKEKLKKEAAKKLEQSKEADIDSSDESDAEEDVDQPSVHKTKHDLMMKGEGNRKGSFFKQAKKSYPMFPAPEERIKWDEYGEIIKPEDFLVPELQATEEEKNKLESGLTNGEEPMDQDLADVPTKCISATESMEIKARVTYIDYEGRSDGDSIKKIINQMKPRQLIIVHGPPDASQDLAECCRAFGGKDIKVYMPKLHETVDATSETHIYQVRLKDSLVSSLQFCKAKDAELAWIDGVLDMRVSKVDTGVILEEGELRDDGEDLEMQVDAPSSDSSVVAQQKAMKSLFGEDDKEVCEETEIIPTLEPLPPNEVPGHQSVFMNEPRLSDFKQVLLREGIQAEFVGGVLVCNNVVAVRRTETGRIGLEGCLCEDFYKIRDLLYEQYAIV, from the exons atgaCATCCATTATCAAGTTAACCACCCTTTCAGGGGTGCAGGAAGAATCTGCTCTCTGCTATTTACTTCAGGTAGATGAATTTCGTTTTCTGTTGGATTGTGGCTGGGATGAGAATTTTTCTTTGGACATCATTGATTCCCTAAGAAA GCATGTTCACCAGGTTGATGCAGTTCTTCTTTCACATCCTGATCCTTTACATTTGGGTGCACTTCCATATGCAGTAGGAAAGATGGGATTAAACTGTGCCATTTATGCAACCATCCCTGTGTACAAAATGGGCCAGATGTTCATGTATGATCTCTATCAG TCACGTCACAATACAGAAGACTTCACTTTGTTTACTCTGGATGATGTGGATGCAGCTTTCGATAAAATACAACAGCTAAAATTTTCTCAGATTGTCAATTTGAAAG GGAAAGGGCATGGGCTTTCCATCACACCATTGCCAGCAGGCCACATGATAGGAGGCACAATCTGGAAGATTGTTAAAGATGGAGAAGAAGAAATTGTTTATGCTGTTGACTTCAACCACAAGAGGGAGAT CCATTTGAATGGATGTTCCCTAGAAATGCTAAGCAGGCCTTCCTTGCTTATCACAGATTCCTTTAATGCTACTTACGTACAGCCAAGACGGAAGCAAAGAGATGAACAACTGCTAA CAAATGTCTTGGAAACTCTGAGAGGGGATGGAAATGTCTTAATAGCGGTGGACACTGCAGGCAGAGTATTGGAACTTGCTCAACTACTTGATCAAATATGGAGAACAAAAGATGCAGGTTTAGGAGTCTACTCTTTAGCACTTTTAAATAACGTCAGTTACAACGTTGTGGAGTTCTCAAAATCTCAG GTGGAATGGATGAGTGACAAACTAATGAGGTGCTTTGAAGATAAGAGGAACAATCCTTTCCAGTTTCGTCATCTATCTCTGTGCCATGGACTTTCAGATTTGGCTCGAGTTCCTAGTCCCAAAGTTGTCCTTGCCAGCCAACCAGATTTGGACTGTGGTTTTTCAAGAGATCTCTTTATACAATGGTGTCAGGATCCCAAAAACTCTATCATTTTGACATATAGAACCACTCCTGGAACACTAACACGATTCCTGATAGATAACCCCTCTGAAAAGGTTATTGACATGGAG CTCAGAAAAAGGGTCAAATTGGAAGGGAAAGAACTTGAGGAATACCTAGAGAAGGAAAAATTGAAGAAAGAAGCTGCTAAAAAGTTAGAGCAATCCAAAGA AGCAGATATTGATTCCAGTGATGAGAGTGATGCTGAAGAGGATGTTGATCAACCATCTGTTCATAAAACTAAACATGATTTGATGATGAAAGGTGAAGGTAACCGAAAAGGAAGCTTCTTCAAACAGGCCAAAAAGTCTTACCCCATGTTTCCAGCTCCAGAAGAGAGAATTAAATGGGACGAGTATGGAGAAATTATCAA ACCAGAGGATTTCCTTGTTCCAGAACTTCAagcaacagaagaagaaaagaacaaaCTGGAATCTGGACTCACAAATGGAGAAGAACCTATGGATCAGGATCTAGCAGATGTTCCTACCAAATGCATCTCAGCAACAGAATCAATGGAAATAAA AGCTCGTGTTACATACATAGACTATGAAGGGCGCTCAGATGGAGACTCCATCAAAAAAATCATTAATCAGATGAAGCCGCGGCAGTTGATCATTGTCCATGGACCTCCTGACGCCAGTCAGGATCTTGCAGAATGCTGTAGAGCATTTGGTGGAAAGGACATTAAAGTTTACATGCCCAAACTGCATGAAACTGTAGATGCAACCAGTGAAACTCACATATACCAG GTCAGGTTGAAAGACTCTCTGGTCAGCTCTCTTCAGTTTTGTAAAGCTAAAGATGCTGAACTGGCATGGATAGACGGAGTCCTGGATATGCGGGTTTCTAAAGTGGACACTGGGGTCATTTTGGAAGAAGGGGAACTGAGAGATGATGGAGAAGATTTGGAAATGCAAGTGGATGCACCCTCTTCAGATTCCAGTGTTGTTGCCCAGCAGAAGGCCATGAAGAGCCTCTTTGGAGAAGATGACAAAGAAGTATGTGAGGAAACTGAGATCATACCCACCTTGGAACCCTTGCCACCAAATGAG GTTCCTGGACATCAGTCTGTCTTCATGAATGAACCAAGACTGTCTGACTTCAAGCAAGTTCTCTTGCGAGAAGGAATTCAAGCTGAATTTGTAGGAGGGGTCCTTGTATGTAACAACGTGGTGGCTGTTCGCAGG ACCGAAACTGGACGTATTGGATTGGAAGGCTGTCTCTGTGAAGATTTCTATAAAATTAGAGACCTTTTATATGAGCAATATGCCATTGTCTGA
- the NDUFB1 gene encoding NADH dehydrogenase [ubiquinone] 1 beta subcomplex subunit 1 encodes MVNFIHLVREHWVLALVPLGIVAGCYFDRKNDEKLTQFRNKSKLFQRELKPGEEVTWK; translated from the exons ATGGTGAATTTTATCCATTTGGTGCGAGAACACTGGGTCCTGGCATTGGTTCCCTTAGGAATTGTGGCAGGATGTTACTTTGATAGGAAGAATGATGAAAAGTTGACACAGTTCAGAAATAAGAGCAAGTTGTTCCAAAG AGAATTGAAACCTGGAGAAGAAGTCACATGGAAATAA